The Candidatus Zixiibacteriota bacterium region CCCGAAGACGCTGATCGTCTTGTTCTTGAGGAACTCCGAGACCGCGGTGACGCCATTGACCGCGTCAATCGAGAAGCGCGTGATCTCGAAGAACGAGCGGTCCGATCCGACCAGTGTGATGTCGGTCCCATGCAACGTGCACACCGTGCGCGGCCCGGCCGGGCCGAGCGATTGCTGCGCCAGGTAGGCCGCAATCGCCAGGGGAATCGCGTAATGTGCGTGCAGAATGTCCAATTGACGCTGCTGCGCCACCTCGATCATCTTCGACGCCAGGGACAGCGTGAACGGCGGGTACTTGAACAGCGGGTAGGTCGGCGTCTCCACTTCGTGGAAGTACAAGTCGACGTCGAAGCGGTCGAGACGGTACGGCAGCGCATGACTGATAAAGTGGACCTCATGCCCGCGCATCGCCAAGTGCGCCCCCAGCTCAGTGGCGAGAATCCCCGATCCGCCCGGAACCGGGTAGCAGGTGATGCCGATCTTCAACGGGGTAGTCGGCATGGCACTTGAATCAGCTCCAGCAACAAGAGGAAGGCGAGTGGAGAATAACCTCTCCCTCCGGGAGAGGTCGATCCGTCCGGCGGACGGATCGGGTGAGGGGATCGCCGTATCGATTCATTCCACAGACGACCTCATGCCAACCGATCACGGCTCAATGAGCTGATGATCGTGAGTCCCGATCGCCAGTTGCCGGCGCACGCTCGACAGGAAGTCGAATCCGTACTTGTTGAGATAATACGTGATGTTGAACACGCGCTCCTGGGGCCGGCCCTCGGGATAGAGATGCGCGGCCAGCTTGTAGAATTTGGCGCGGATCTCCTCCCCCTTACGCTTGTGGGCCTGGAAGACCTTCTTTTCGAGGTGATCCCACGAGGATGCGATCCTACCGGCATCGACTTCGAAGGTCTTGTCGAGGGTCGGCTCGAAGGCCACGACGCTCTCCTTCAACTGCGCCAGGCGCTCCTCCCACTGTTTCTTCTCCGCCGCGAAACGACCGGCCAGACCGGACGGGAACGAACGCTCGAAGTGGCGGTTGATCAGCGCCTCAATGTCGCCAAAGAACTCGGGGATCTCGTGCCCGAGCCCATTCACGGCGCTTCTGATCTTCTGCTCGATCACGGTCGCCGACGAGCGCGGCAGCACGACCGGCATGGTCACGCCGAATCGGTCGAACAGGGACCGCGATTGCGCCCAATAGGCGATCTCCGACGGTCCACAGACGGCGGCAACCACCGGGAACAGGTACGATTGCACGACAGGGCGCAACAGGACTCCGGGGGAAAAGGACGACGGATCTTCATGCAACCGCTGCTGCCAGACCGCGACATCGTGCGGCTTCCTCTCGGGATCAGTCCACAGGCCATTGGAGTCGGCACGGATGGCGTGGCGGCCATTGCGGATGTGAAACAGGTGCGTGTGCCCTTCCGGATGAGAGACTTGCCGATGGTACCCCGACTCTTCGAGTCGCTGACCGTTCTCCGACAATGCTGCCGCCGTGAGTGCGTGCCCATCGATCTCCTCGGCCACGAGCGGCGCCGCCAGCGCCTTGGCCTCGGCATCGGCCGGATTGAAGAGGACCAGTCCGTGCGGCCCCAGAATACGGGTCATCCAGCGTCCGAAGGCCTGGACCATCGTGCGCCCGGGAGCATAGTCGTCCCGCAACGCCGCCTCGATCACGTCTGAGAATTCCGTCTTCAATTGGGCGTCGTGCAATTCGGCAAGGACCGACGCGATCTCACTTCCCAGATGCACCTGGGCGGCCGGCGCTCGCGGCGCGATGTGATCGGGTTTCAGGACAAGCCGACGAACCTGATTCTGAGTATCCGGGAGGCCGGCCCAGCGAATCTCCTCGAAGTCGTGATCGTCAGCGGCGATCCAGAAGATCGGAATGACCGGTCGGTCAAGCATCTCGCGCAACCGCGCCGCCCAGCTCAGGAGCGTGATCGACTTGTAGATGGTGTACAGCGGACCGCCAAACAAGCCGGCCTGCTGGCCGGTGAAGATGACCACGGCCCGTTCCCCGGCCAGTTCCTGTGCCGCGGCGATCGCCGCCGGGGGCGCGCCGAATTCACCGTTCTGGCGCACCAACATCGCCGCCGCCACGCGGCGCCCTACAACGGGGTGATCGAGGCGCCGGGCGCAGCACTGGAAGGCGCCGAGCGTCGCGTGCGGCCAGAGGTAGAAAGCGCCGGTCCGGTCCGGGTCATAGAGAACGTCGAGATAGAGCCGGGCCCGACCGGGGATCCTGCCGGTGTGAATGGTAGACGGGATCATCGCATGGGGCCCGGGGACGATCTGCGGGAGCGTCCGGCCATCCACAGTCTACGCAATTCAGTCATGTGGCGCTTGGACTGATTCGCCTCGGGATTCGACAATATCCCGCAGGCGTTGAACCGGACGGCACCGTCTGGATATGGACTTCCGGGGAATAGTCACAGCCATTTCCGGCGACGGAACAGCCACAGCATGCCGGTCACGAGGACGGCGCACAGACCCCAGAAGAAGAGATACCCGTGTCGCCATTTGATCTCGGGGAAGTGCACGAAGTTCATCCCGTACACGCCGGTGAGGAAATACATCGGCAGGAAGACCGTGGCGATGATGGTCAGGATCTTGATCGTGTCGTTCGTGTTCTTCTGCACCGCCGAGAAATGCACCTCGAGGACCGAATTCAAGGTGTCACGCAGCGAGTCCGCCAGATCGTTGACGCGTTGCATGTGATCGAACGCATCCCGGAAGTACAGCCGTGCCTGCGCGCCGATCAACGGGAACTGGTCGCGGGCAAACCGATTCAGAATCTCCCGCTGCGGCGTTGCGATCCGCTTCAAATGCGCCAGGTCGCGCTTCAGGGAGAAGATGTGCTTTGTGACGTCCCTGCCCGGCGCGGCAAAGACCTCGTCTTCCGCCAGATCGACTTCATCCTCCATCCGCTCCAGCGTGCTGTCATAGTGGTCGACCAGGTGATCCAGCACCGCGTGAAACAGGAAATCGGCGCCGCGCGACATCAGCCGATCGTCATTCTGACAGCGTCGCGCCACGGCTTCGAGGGGACGGATCGGATCATAGTGAATCGTCACCACGCCGGATCGCAAGAGAAAGATGTCGACCTCGCGGGTCGCGAGTCCATCGGCGACGTTCGGATAGTCGGCGATCTTGAAAACCACGAACAGATACTGACCATAATCGTCGACTTTGGGCCCGGGGAGCTCGGCGATCACGTCCTCAATGGCCAGTGGGTGAAAGCCGAAATCGGCGGTGAGCACGTACGATTCTGCGTCGGTGGGATTGGAGAAGTCGACCCAGAACACCTGGTTGGGCACCCGCAACAACTCGTCGAAGGCGAGCAGCCCCTCGGTGCGAACAATGCCACGGTCGGGCTGGTATGTGTGCGTGACAATCATCGGGTCCGCCTCCCCGGCTCAGTGCGCAGCGGGAACGGAAACCACGGATGATACTGCCTCTTCTGGCTTCACGGCAATCGGAATTGTCTCGCACATCCGACGAGGGCAGGTTGGTGGAAGGAGCGGTCCGGCTGACCGCGACCGAACATGCCACCACCGGCCGGGAGGCGGCCCGGCGATACTCAGTCGGCACACCCGGTCAGCAGGGGCCGGGTCGGATAGTAGAACACGTGGTGGATCAACATCAGGATGTCGAGAATGTCGAGATGGCAGTCGCCGTTGAAGTCGATCTGCGCGTACCCACCGATGGGGACGAACCGGCCATAGACGGCCTGCACCATACGATTGATGTCCGAGACGTTGATCGCCCGGTCGTGATTCAGATCGCCGGGGAGAAAGCTGCCGACGCCGAACCACCTCAGGAGGGTGTCCGTCAGAGCCGCGGCGTCAGGCTCGCGCAGGAAGTACAAGGGCAAACTCACGACGGCGACCTTGTTCTTGCCCGTGTCGCGACGCATCCCCACGGGATTGAACTGCCGCGCGGAGTCGCCGCTGGCGGAATTGTAGGCCAGCATGATCGTGGCATCCGGTCCCCCCTTGAATCCCCAGAGGAATCCCATGCGGCCCTCCCAGGCGGCGGGGACTCTCGCCGTGTCGAAGACTACACTCGGGAAGCCCTCCACCCCGATCCCGCCGAGACAATCAATGGGGGTCATCTGGTAGACGCCGGTGACATTCAGATAATCATAGAGGAAATCGCCGGCCTTCAACTCACAACCGCTCCGGCAGGTCGTAAGATCCTCCACCGTCCGCCAACCCGCCACGATGAGGGAATTCCCATACGAGAGATACCAAATCAGGTTGTCCCAATAGTCGGGTGGTAGCTGTCGGTGAACGGCATCGTCGTCGACCCAGATCAGCGTCCGGAATTGCCCGATCTCGGAACGGTCCACGCCCTGGGAGAGACTCGCGGGGCGCAAGTACGTGTGCACGTAGGATGCCAGGATACTGTCGTAAAACGCCTCCTGCTCCTCGACAACGGGATCGCCGGGAGTGCCTGTGGTCATGTTGACGACGAGTATGCCCTCGTCGAACGTGGCCCCGCGCGCCGAGGTCAATGGTGTCATCGGGCTGCGATTCCCTTCGCGGTCCACGGCTTCGGCCCGGTAATAATACCGGACCCGATCTTCGATCCGCCCATCGGTGTACGGAGTCGGCGGCCAGTTCGACTCCAGAATCGACAGGAAGAGGGAGTCGGTCCCCCGATAGATCACATAGTGATCGATGTCGAGCTCGATCGGATCGGCCCAAGACACGTTGATGCTGCGAAACGCCGCGCGGGCCCGAAATCCGACCGGGACGCGCGGCAAGCGCTGGGGAGTGAGGGAGTCTTCGGGCAGCACGGATGATTCCCGCCCCTCATCCGTGACGCCGGTGACACTGACATAGTACATCTGGCCTTCGGTCAGCCCGCCGATGATCGTCCGCACCGTCCCAGCGCCGCTGATCTCACCAGCGAACTTGAGCCCTCCACTCTCCGTGCCGGCATAGACACGGTACCCGACGATGTCCGCACCCGGAAGAGGCGCCCAGCGGGCCTCCAGAGACGTTCCATCGCCGACATCGCGAAGACGAAGAGAATCGACGGCCGATGGAGTCGCCGCTACGACATAGGCCGTGAGCGCAGCCAACTTGGTCATTTCTGTCCAGTAGGGGGGATTGAGGAACCGAACGCTGTCCTGTGCCGTGTTCTGGGCCGGGTTGTAGTCTCCCTCGATGATGTCGACCCAGTGGTACCCCATGGCGTTGAACGGCTCCCAGTCGGAGGAGCGCGTGTTCTCGCGAACACGGGGCTTAAGCCAGGTATGCTCCAGCGTCATTTGTGCCGCGAGACGGGCATAGGCATATGACGTCTCAAAGGAATTGATCGTCAGATCCGGATGGGCATCGCTCGTGAACGCCAGTCCATCCAGGTTGATCATCAGTTCGACCGACAAATTCGTGTTGTCGTACAACCCGAAGGCGACCTCACGAGCGCCGACAAACCCCTGCTCCCCGGCGCCGAAGGCGACGAACATGATGCGCTTGCGCGTAGGAATCCCATGGAGCGCCCACGCCAATTCCAAGAGCGCGGCGACACCCGATGCGTTGCGGTCGCCACCGGGAGCCAGGATGAAGTTGTCCGTGCCATCCACCACACGGGAGTCGTAGTGCGCTCCGATGACAACGACCTCGTCGGATTCGACCGTTCCCGGCTTTGTGCAAACGACGTTGTACGCATTCCCGCCCCGGGGGTAGTAGTCGCGATCAGACGTGAAGAACTCAGGGTGATGGACATCGCCGTATCCGAATGACCGGAATTTCGCCGCGAGGTAGTCCCGTGCCACGGCGTTGGAGTCGGTGAACGTGAACCGCGTCTGAAGCGCCTCGAGCCGTGTCGCATAGGTCACAAGTGAATCCAACGAGATCCGGCGGAGAATGGTGTCGATCGCCGGATCGTCGCTGACGCCGGCGAGCGATGCCCACGAGAGCGGCTGACAGTAGGTGAGCGGAATCTCCCGGGCATCGAGGGCCGTGTCCTCATCGCTGCTGGCGAAGGGAAAAGCCGGCGTGAGCGAGTCCCCGGCGAATCGATACGGGAGTTGGGCGCGGTGGATTCCGGCAAGGTCCGCCGCGTCGGCGGCAATCAGAAACCGGTTTCCCCGGCGCTGCACGGGATGAAGACCCAGGGCAACGGCGCCGTCGAAGTCGTCCGGCCTGGAGAGATCAAGTTCGATCAGCGACACGGGGCCAGATCCCGGTCTGTCCCGCGCCACGGAGATCCCGAAGATAGACGGGGCGACGACGAGCGCAGCAGCAAGGATGGGGATCACTCCGGTGGTACTGCCGGGTCTCAGCCAGAGATTGCGAAGAAGGACGGAAGCAGGGAACAGGACCACGAGAGGAGGCTTGGCCGGCCGACTGGGGAAATCGCACTGACATCGACACAGCGGCTTACGGATCATTCTCTCACGCCCTCTCCCCGATAGACCGAGTCTGACTCAAGACTCCGGCCTGCGGACCACAACATAACACAATCCCGGTCTGATCCACGGGGCCGCATCCCACGATTTCTACCGATTGGGCCGGACGATATTCCCGTGAAAAGCAACCCGATGACACGCGAGGAATCTGGAACAGGCGCAGGATGGCCCTTCCGAAGGCGGTCACAGCACTTCGGGCACGCTGCCTCGCTCGGAGCCGCATCGTAGAAACGGAGGGGTCTGAAGGGAGTTGTTCCGTGGGCCAGACGTCCCTGTCTGCCACGGTCATTCGTGGGAGGGCGTGACTTGCTCCACTGTTGGAGCTGCCTCGCCCACCGGATCGCGACTACGGCCGCCGGGAGGCGACGTCAGATCGTAATTCGGGGCGGCGTCGTGGGACGGAACACAAGGTAACGTCCTTCCAGGATCCTGTCGACCACGCGTGCGAACCGCTCCGTGGCCAGCCCCTGCAATCCATACAGGTTCCAGCATTCCTTCTCCCGCTCACGGACATACGGGACGATCTTGCGCTTGGGCATCCAACACCTCCGGTGATGACATCCGTCTCTGCGGAGAGGGGCGGCTGAAAGACGCCACACACAAAACACGTGCAAGCCCGTTGCGGGAGGAGCCGAGCTGACAAGCGGGGATATGGGCGGGACCGGGACCCGACAGAATGGCGGTGAGGGATCGGTGCCCCCGGCTGTGTCCCACAGACACTACGCAGCGCGAGATGATCCTGTTAGAATCGGTTTCACAACCGAGATGGATGGTCAGAACACGTCGTGGCGCCAGCCCCCCCCACCCGGCGCTGCGGTCGGGTGTGGGTTCATCCTGAAGGATTCACCCTGAACGGCACCCGACCGCACAGGAACGAGGTTGTGAAACCAATTGTAGGGGGAAAAGCCGACGACGAGGCCCAGACGCCCCACGCTTGGCGACGTACCTGCGCGGTCACTCCGGGAGTTGGGACAGCACCGAGTCAAGCCCCGGCACGGTGAGCCCGAATTTCGCCCGGATGAGGGCCCCCACTTCGTTTGCGGCCACCCGCCGTTCGTACGAGTTCAGGTCGGTGGGAAGACTCGCCAGAGCGGCCCGGTATTCGCGGGCGACGGTGCTCGCGAGCGTGTCGGGGCGCGAGGCGATCATCGCCCTGGACGAGACAGATCCCCGGGCCGTCGCCGGGGCCGAGTCCCTGACCGGAGTATCACCAAGGACAGCGACGAGTGAGTCGGCGTTGACGCCGGCGGCGACCGTCGCTCGGGCCAACGAGTCAAGACTCCGCCGCAGCCCGGCCGATAGTTCCTTCCAGCGACTGTCGAGGGCGTCGCTGATGCGGTTCTCCCATTGCAGGCGTTCGATCGCCGCCTCCTGCCGCCTTTGATCATCACGGCGGTGCTCACCGTACTTCTCCACGATTGTCAGCGCCACAACCAGCAGCACCAACAACCCCAGAACGAGGATGTCACGTGCCCGCATTGCTCTCCCCCGCGTCTCGGAACTGCTCTCCCCTCCACCGGTCAGACAACCGGCACCCCGTGGCGCGAACATACCCCCACTCCGGACCACCGGCAAGACGATTCGCGCCCGATCTGCGCATGGCGGATCGGGCGCGAACAGACCGTCAGTACAGTGTGCAGCTATGGTAGGCAGCCAAAGCCCGGTAGGACGCCGCCGCGGAACACGTGATCGATCAGATGGACGACATCCCGCAGGTCGGCGACGCAGTCGCTGTTAGTGTCAGCCGCATCCGGCGGCGATGGGGCCGACGCGCCCCGGAACACGAAATCGATCAACTGCACGACATCCTGGATGTCGAGCATCCGGTCGGCGTTCTGGTCCCCCGGCATGTACGGGGCACCCGCAATCCACAGCGTGAACGCCCGGTTGGTGTACACGGCGCCTCCGCCGACCTTGCCCCAGGCGCGAATCGTAACATTGAAGATCCCCGAGTCCAGAGGGACGCCGTTGATGGCGCCGGTGGTCGTGTCCAACGTCAATCCGGTCGGCCAGATGCCGCTTTGAATGGTGTACCCGTATTCCCCCGCGGCCGAACCCTTGGCAAACACGGAGTCGTGATGGGGCAGATATTGCGAACCCGTCACAAGCGAATCCGTCAGAATCCGCACCCCGTATGATTCGGTAAAGGCGGTATCGAGAATCCAGTTGTTGGGATCAACCTTGAGATTCGTCGGCAGGAACGCCGTCGTGAACTGATAGTCCTGGTCCCGCGCCGTGTTCCAGACCCGGAGCGTATCCGCGTCGAGGGCATCGTAAAGCCGCAGCTCCACCGGCATGTCAAACACGGCAGGCTCTGTCGTCTGTCCCTGACGCAAATGAACATATACCTGCCACCCCGTCAGTCCCGCTTCGGAAAACCAGGAGACGTAGTACTTCGGGTAGTAGTAGCCGTAGATCCAATCGGCGAAGAACTCATGCAAATCGAAGCCGGACACCGCCTCGGCAATGTCCCGGAACTCCTCGGTGACCGCGTCTTTGTACTGGTGATCGGGATCGCTGTAATACGTCCGCATGATCTGAAAGAAGACCGAGTCACCCACGATCCCGCGCAGCATGTGGAGGACCCAGGCCCCCTTGTCGTACACGCGGGTGCTGAAGATGTTGTTGATGTTGGTCGTGTCATCGATGTAGATCCGTCCGCCGCTGAAGTAGTTCATGCTGCTCATGTAGTTGCGGTACGACGCCGTGCCGCCGAGATACTCGGCCCACACCGCCTCGCAGTAGGAGGCGAATCCCTCATTGAGCCAGATGTGATGCCAGTCCCGGCAGGTGATCATGTCGCCCCACCATTGATGGGACAGTTCGTGGACGATCAAGTACTGCCCGAAGCCGAAGCCACCACTCGTGTGAGAAGAGACGGTCTGGTGTTCCATGGCGCCGCCCCAGGTGAAATGGGCGATGCCATACTTCTCGTTGAGGAACGGATACTCGCCGAACTTATCCGCCAGGACACCGATCTGGGTGACCGAGACGGGCCAGAAGTTCTGGGCATCGGTCAGGAGTTCGGGATATGAATAGAATCGCACCGGCATCGAATCGACCCCGCCGGGGCCATGGTGGTACCAATGGTCGAACCGGGCATAGTTCGTGATCGCCAGCGAGACGAGATATGTCGTGATGGGGTACGATTCGTGCCACCAATACGTGATGGTGCCATCGCCGTTGTTGACCGAGTCGCGCAGGATACCATTGGAGACGCCGTAGAGCGCATCATTGACCCGCATGCGGACATCGGTCGAATCAGCCTTGTCGGACGGCGTGTCCTTGCAAGGCCACCAGGACTGCGCCAGGTACGGCTCGGAGAGCGTCGAGATGATCGGCCAGCCGGAATGCGTGCCAAACGCGAATCCCTGAAATCCCCCGGTCGGAGGGTGGCCATGGTAATAGACGGTGACTTCAAACTCTTCGCCCACGGCGTACAGCGAATCGAGGGTGACATACAGAAAGCCGCTCACATGACTCCAGGTCACGGGGCGACCGAATGTGCGAACGGAATCAACGGTCAGACTGCTGGTCAGGTTGAGTGTGGGGGCGTTGAAACTCGCGACCCGGGCGCGGGCGTACATGGTGACACGCGAGCTGATCGTCTGTGCGATTTCATCGATGGACAGGTCCAGATCGTAGTAGGTCGCATCGAACCCGGCCTGATCGAGCACGACCGCGGGACGCGGCAGGGCCCGTTCCCGCTCGACCGCTCGTATCTTGCCGGCGGCCTCGATCCGGTGAATCTCTGTCGGTGAAAACTCGGTCGCGCTCGCCGGCATCTGGGCATCGGCCGCATCCCCCATGAGACAACAGAACAACAATCCCAGAACGCTGGCGCAGAGCCGCAGGCGGTCAATCACAAGACACCTCGCAGTACACCTGGTTGTCGAAACCGCGTGAGGAACGGTCTACAGCTTGACGGGCAACACCGCAACGCCCCCAAGTGATGAATATACGTAGAAAACCGATTTTGTCAAGCCCGGTGGCACGCACAAACGCGCCTGCTGGTACTGAGACAAGAAGTCCTGGGATATAGAATCGGTTTCACTACCCGACGTGCCATTCCGTAGACCTGTGGCGCCGGGTCCCCACACCCGACCGCACACCTTGGGGGCAATCAACCCGATTTTAGCAGGTTGCTGAAGAAAAGCAATCACTGTCATTCCGAGTCCCGCCGCTCTGTGGCGGGGCGAGGAATCTGCTCTCATTTCATGGGGAAAACAGCAGATCCCTGGTCCGCCATGGGCGTGCTCGGGATGACAATTAGGCACAAACGATCACTTCCATTTGGGATCATGCAGCGGCGGCGGCAGGATCGGGCCGCGCTTGAGATTGCGATCGGCCTTCTGCACCTCGATTTCACCGACGAGGACGCTGGGGGCAATCGCCGAAACCGGCACCCATCCCGATTCGGCGCCGCAGACGCCGTTGAATACTGCCGGGTCATCCGCCCCGGCCTTGATGCTCTCCAAGACGGCCAGCGGAGTCCCGATCAACTCCACGCCGCGAACGAGTTCCTCATGACCATCGTTCACGTAGACCTTCCTCACGACACGCGGCCGCACCCTGAGTGTCTGGACGCCATAGGACGAGGTGTTCGTCTCACCCGAGGCGATGTCTTCGAAGATCAGGCCGAACTCCTTCCCCGCCGCCCGACACGCCTCAATCAGTCTGGCCTTCAGATCCGCGTAGGTCGCCGGCTGGTCTACGGTTACGAACAGGTTCCCCATGCGACTCACCGGCTGGCTCCAGGCATCGGCCCGCCCGTGGCCGTTTGATCCCGTCACGCCCTTGACAGGGGTACGGCCGGTCAGGAAACTCCTGAGAATGCCCTTTTCGATCAGGAGCGTGCGCGCCGCGGGAATCCCCTCATCATCGAATCGGTACGCACCATAGAGCCCGGTTCCCTGGAAGTCTGTGACGGCCGGATCGTCAGTGACTGTGAGGAAGTCGGGAATCACGCGGAGTCCGATCTTGTCTTTGAACGTGTGTCCCTCGGCCTCGCGCCTGGTCCGGTGCCCCTCAAGCCGGTGACCGAGCGCTTCATGAAAGAAGACGCCGGAGGCGCCGTGACGGATGATCGCCGGGCCGGTGTACGGTTCCATGACCGGCGCCTCACGCAGAGCCAAGAGCAGATCGATCAGGGAATCGGCGGCCACGGACAATCGCGCCGAATCAGGGAGCGCGTTCAGATGGTGGGCCTTGAATACGCGCTCCAGCGTCAGCGGCATGCCGTCGTCGGCGCGCGCTTTGGCGGAGATCGAGACTGAGTAGTTATGGCTGCTCATCCGCTCACGCGTCTGCTCCGAGGTCACCAAGTACCGTGTCTGGGCCACGCCCATGAAGTCGAGGTCTGAGTCGTAGATTCTCGGCTCCCGGCGAAAGCGTGAAGAAATCGCCCGGATAACCCCCTCCCAACGGGCACGGTTGACCGCCAAGGTATCGATCGGCTCGAGTTCGACGATGGGCGCCGACGGCGAGAAGTCATCGGGACGATCCGGCTTGTCGACCTTCTGGATCTTGCGTCCCCGTTCGCCGATGAACTGCTCCAACGCCTGCTTGTAACGGTAGTCGGTCAGCAGCCAGAGATCCTGCCGCAGGGCGGTCGTGTCATTGTCGATCGGCGCGTAGCGACGCGAATAGGCATACGCGTCGTCATCGCGGGGGTCAAAGTAGAACGCCTCGTCGTCCGACGTGTTGTCGTCTTGGTAGGAGCCGACACGCACGTCGACCGCCAAAGCGCGGTACCGTTCGCCGCCGGAATTCGTCAGGGCGCCATACTCGGCGTGCGCCGAGACGCTGCGCAGATCAGTGAGACGGTAGGAGATGAAGTAGGGCGCCTCGAAATCGTCCAACTTCAACCGGGCGACGGAACGGGACATCTCGCTGGTCAGCGCCTGCAGGATGGGATCAGGTTCGGCGGCGGCGGTGTGTGCCACCGCGGTCAGGGTCGCACACAGTGCCAGGACAAGACGACTGCGGAGTCCGAACAAGAGATACCTCTCTCTCACGAGACACTGGTTCGCCGAGAATAGTGCACGTCACGCGCCCTCGCGTGGCGTAGACCGCTGAGACATGCGCCACCCGGGGGCGGGTGGCGCGCATCATCAGTGCCGGCTTGTCTGGAAAAGCGGCCCCTCAACACGCTTCTCTATCAGTCGCATGACAGCCGCCCCGATTGCCATGGAAGTCTGCCGTCGTTCATCGTCCGGCCTCACGCCGACTGCGCCTCCGTCCCGTCCGTGGCTTGGTCCGGACCTTCGCCCCCCCCCGTTCGCGCGCCTTGGCCGGCTTGCGGGACCGCGTCTTCGATTTCGGCCGCCGCGCCATCTGCCTTCTAACCATTTCCATGCGCAGAAGTTTCTCCAGACTGGCGCGCGCCGGGTCGAAGTCGAGCAGAACCGCCGAAAAAACCTCGTCCACGGTCTCGACCGGGATGTAGGTCATCTCTTTGGCGATCCGTCGCGGGACATCCTGCAGGTCCTTCACGTTCTGCTTCGGGACGATGATCTTGTGAATGCCGACTCGGTGGGCCGCGGCGACCTTCTCCTTGATTCCGCCCACGGGCAGCACCTTGCCGCGCAGCGAGACCTCGCCGGTCATCGCGAAATCATTGCGCACCGGCCGCTCCGACATCACCGACGCGATCACGACCGATACGGTGATTCCGGCTGACGGCCCATCCTTGGGAATCGCTCCCGAGGGAAAGTGCACGTGGATGTCGTAGTTGGTGAAGTCCGCATGCGGGATCCCCAGCCAATCGGCGCGGGAACGGACATAGGAGTGCGCCGCCTGAATCGACTCGCGCATCACTTCGCCGAGCGAGCCGGTTGAAATGACCGTGCCCGAGCCGCGCATCTTGAGCGCCTCGATCAGCATGATGTCGCCGCCGGTCTGGGTCCAGGCCACTCCCATCGCCACGCCGATCTCCGGCTTGGTTTCCGCCATCTCCGGGATGTACACCGGAGTTCCCAGCAGCCGCTCGACCTGTTGGACACCAACACGCGCGAATCCCCGCTGACCCGCGGCCCGTTGCGCCGCCAACTGGCGGCAGATCACCTCCAGGGACTTGTTCAGATTCCCGAGCCCGGCCTCCAGCGTGTACTCGCGGATGATCTTCAGGACGGCGGCCACCGTCAGTCCGGACTCCGAGGCCGGGAGATTGTGCTGCGCCAGTTGGCGCGGCCACAGGTGTTTGAAGGTGATCTCCACCTTTTCGTCGAGCAGGTACCCCGGCAGGTCGACGAATTCCAAACGTTCGGACAACATCTCCGGGACATTCTCGGGATCGGTGGCCGTGCCGATGTACAGGACCTTGGAGAGATCGTATGGAAACTCCAGATAGTAGTCCCAGAAATCGTGGTTG contains the following coding sequences:
- the bshC gene encoding bacillithiol biosynthesis cysteine-adding enzyme BshC, whose protein sequence is MIPSTIHTGRIPGRARLYLDVLYDPDRTGAFYLWPHATLGAFQCCARRLDHPVVGRRVAAAMLVRQNGEFGAPPAAIAAAQELAGERAVVIFTGQQAGLFGGPLYTIYKSITLLSWAARLREMLDRPVIPIFWIAADDHDFEEIRWAGLPDTQNQVRRLVLKPDHIAPRAPAAQVHLGSEIASVLAELHDAQLKTEFSDVIEAALRDDYAPGRTMVQAFGRWMTRILGPHGLVLFNPADAEAKALAAPLVAEEIDGHALTAAALSENGQRLEESGYHRQVSHPEGHTHLFHIRNGRHAIRADSNGLWTDPERKPHDVAVWQQRLHEDPSSFSPGVLLRPVVQSYLFPVVAAVCGPSEIAYWAQSRSLFDRFGVTMPVVLPRSSATVIEQKIRSAVNGLGHEIPEFFGDIEALINRHFERSFPSGLAGRFAAEKKQWEERLAQLKESVVAFEPTLDKTFEVDAGRIASSWDHLEKKVFQAHKRKGEEIRAKFYKLAAHLYPEGRPQERVFNITYYLNKYGFDFLSSVRRQLAIGTHDHQLIEP
- the corA gene encoding magnesium/cobalt transporter CorA yields the protein MIVTHTYQPDRGIVRTEGLLAFDELLRVPNQVFWVDFSNPTDAESYVLTADFGFHPLAIEDVIAELPGPKVDDYGQYLFVVFKIADYPNVADGLATREVDIFLLRSGVVTIHYDPIRPLEAVARRCQNDDRLMSRGADFLFHAVLDHLVDHYDSTLERMEDEVDLAEDEVFAAPGRDVTKHIFSLKRDLAHLKRIATPQREILNRFARDQFPLIGAQARLYFRDAFDHMQRVNDLADSLRDTLNSVLEVHFSAVQKNTNDTIKILTIIATVFLPMYFLTGVYGMNFVHFPEIKWRHGYLFFWGLCAVLVTGMLWLFRRRKWL
- a CDS encoding M28 family peptidase; this translates as MSLIELDLSRPDDFDGAVALGLHPVQRRGNRFLIAADAADLAGIHRAQLPYRFAGDSLTPAFPFASSDEDTALDAREIPLTYCQPLSWASLAGVSDDPAIDTILRRISLDSLVTYATRLEALQTRFTFTDSNAVARDYLAAKFRSFGYGDVHHPEFFTSDRDYYPRGGNAYNVVCTKPGTVESDEVVVIGAHYDSRVVDGTDNFILAPGGDRNASGVAALLELAWALHGIPTRKRIMFVAFGAGEQGFVGAREVAFGLYDNTNLSVELMINLDGLAFTSDAHPDLTINSFETSYAYARLAAQMTLEHTWLKPRVRENTRSSDWEPFNAMGYHWVDIIEGDYNPAQNTAQDSVRFLNPPYWTEMTKLAALTAYVVAATPSAVDSLRLRDVGDGTSLEARWAPLPGADIVGYRVYAGTESGGLKFAGEISGAGTVRTIIGGLTEGQMYYVSVTGVTDEGRESSVLPEDSLTPQRLPRVPVGFRARAAFRSINVSWADPIELDIDHYVIYRGTDSLFLSILESNWPPTPYTDGRIEDRVRYYYRAEAVDREGNRSPMTPLTSARGATFDEGILVVNMTTGTPGDPVVEEQEAFYDSILASYVHTYLRPASLSQGVDRSEIGQFRTLIWVDDDAVHRQLPPDYWDNLIWYLSYGNSLIVAGWRTVEDLTTCRSGCELKAGDFLYDYLNVTGVYQMTPIDCLGGIGVEGFPSVVFDTARVPAAWEGRMGFLWGFKGGPDATIMLAYNSASGDSARQFNPVGMRRDTGKNKVAVVSLPLYFLREPDAAALTDTLLRWFGVGSFLPGDLNHDRAINVSDINRMVQAVYGRFVPIGGYAQIDFNGDCHLDILDILMLIHHVFYYPTRPLLTGCAD